The window GTCCAGTTCGGCGGGGCCGGCGAGCAGTTCCAGCTGCGCCACGACTCCTTCGACCGCGTCAGCTTCATGCCGGGCGTGCTGGTGGGCGTGCGCGAGGTGGCCTCCCATCCCGGCCTGACCGTGGGGCTCGACGGCTACCTCGAGCTCGGCTGAGCCCGGCGCACGGCACGGACGGGACCACCGCACCATGGGACAGAAGCTGTTCGTCGCAGCCCTGCTGCTGATCACCGCCGCCTACGCATGGGGGCTGGGCTGGATCGCCTGGGGCTTCGCCCGCGCCGGGGGAGCGGTGGGCTGGGGCCTCGCCCTGGGAGTCACCATCCTGCTGGTGCTCACCGTGTGGGTGACCTGGCGGGAGGTGCTGTTCGGCATGCGCGCCGGACGGCTGGGCCGCGAGTACGGCGGGGCCCCGCCCTCGGCCGGAGGCGAGGCCGCCGTCCAGGACGACGGCCCGGGCGACCAGGATGCCACCGGGTCGGCGAGCCGCACCGCCCAGGCCCGCGCCGAGTTCGAGGCGGCCCGCGCAGCCATCCAGGAGGACCCCTCGCGCGAGAGCGACTGGCGGGCCTGGTTCCGCCTGGCGCTGGCCTACGACGCGGTGCGGGACCGTCGCAACGCCCGCATGGCCACGCGCAGGGCGATCGACCTGTACCGCGGCGCCTGAGCTACCCCCAGCCGAGCGCCCGCAGCAGCGCCGCGGCCCCGGCCGCACCGATCACGACCACCAGGAACGGTGCCCGCAGCATCAGCAGCACCGCGGCCACGCCCACCGCTGCCAGGCGCGCATCGGCCACGAGGGCGGTTCCACTGGTTCCCGCCTGCACCGCCACCAGCGCGCCCAGCAGGGCGATCGGCAGCAGCCGCGTCACGCGGGCCACCCGCGGCCGTTCCAGCACCTCGGAGGGCACCTGGTAGCCCAGCCACTTCTGACCGAAGCTCACCAGCGATGCCACGATCACCGCGATCCACAGGGCGCTCATCGCCCGTCCCTCGTCCTGGCCGCGACCCCGGCTCCGGCTACTGTCCCGGTGTCGGATCCGTCCGTGCCTCGCGGCCACAGGCCGGCCACCACCGCCACCATGGCCGCCGCCAGCACCGGCAGGCCCGAGGGGAGCGCCGGGGTGGCCAGCAGCGCAACGAAGGCCGCGGCCACTGCCACCGCGACCGCCTCCCCACCGCGAAGCCGCGGCCACAGCAGCGCCAGGAACGCTGCCGCGGCTGCCGCGTCCAGCCCCCACGCCGCGGGATCGGTGACGTACTGCCCGGCCAGTGCGCCCGCCAGGGAGAACAGGTTCCAGAACACGTACACCCACACCCCGGCGGCCCAGAACCCGGCCCGTGCCGCCTCCGGGGTGGTGCCCGAGGCGGCCGTGGCCGCGGATTCGTCGATCGTCAGCTGTGCGCGTGCCGCACCGCGCCACCCGCCTCGCGGCAGCACCCGGGACAGCGCCAGCCCGTACAGGGAGTTGCGCACCCCCAGCAGGATCGAGGCCAGGGCCGCCCCGATCGCTGAGCCGCCGCCGCCGATCACCCCGACGAAGGCGAACTGGCTGCCACCGCTGAACAGCACGGCGGAGAGCACCATCGCCTGCCACAGGTCCAGGCCCGAGGCGGTGGCGAGCGCCCCGTAGGAGATGCCGTACAGGCCGGTGGCCAGGCCCACCGAGAAGCCGGTGCGGCGGATCCGGCGGATCTGCCCGGCGGGATCGGTCGCGGGAGAAGTCGAGAAGGCATCCCCGGCGGGGGAGGGAAGTGCAGCGCTCATGATGGCCGCCACCATAGGACCTGCCCGCCCCCGGCGCTGAGCCGTCCAGCACGACGCGGCCGTGTGCTCACCTCAGCGCCCTGCCCCGTATGAGACGGTGTGCGCATGAGCACCGCCCCCACTGCTGACCTGCCCTGGCGCACCAGCGCCCTCCTGCTGGACATGGATGGCACCCTGATCGACTCCGGCCCCACCGTGGTGCGGGCCTGGAACACCCTGTTCGCCGAGCTCGGCTCCACCGCCACCTTCGAGCACGACATGCACGGGACGCCCGCCAAGCAAGTGCTCGCCCGCGTGTTCCCCGACATGACCGAGGACGAGCTCGCAGCGGCCCACGCACGGATCGAGCAGCTCGAGAGCGACGATGTCTCCGAGATCGTGATCCTGCCGGGCACCGCCCGCATCCTCGAGCAGCTCGACGCGGCGTCGCAGCAGCTGGGCCGGCCCACCTGGACCATCGTCACCTCCTGCACGCAGGCGCTGTTCGGGGCCCGTTGGGCCACCACCGGGCTGCCAGCCCCGGAGTCGCTCGTCACCGCCGACCAGGTGGAGCGCGGCAAGCCCGATCCCGCCCCCTACCTGCTCGGCGCCGAGCGGATCGGCGTGGACCCCGCCCACGCCGTGGTC is drawn from Brachybacterium muris and contains these coding sequences:
- a CDS encoding AzlD domain-containing protein, encoding MSALWIAVIVASLVSFGQKWLGYQVPSEVLERPRVARVTRLLPIALLGALVAVQAGTSGTALVADARLAAVGVAAVLLMLRAPFLVVVIGAAGAAALLRALGWG
- a CDS encoding AzlC family ABC transporter permease, translated to MSAALPSPAGDAFSTSPATDPAGQIRRIRRTGFSVGLATGLYGISYGALATASGLDLWQAMVLSAVLFSGGSQFAFVGVIGGGGSAIGAALASILLGVRNSLYGLALSRVLPRGGWRGAARAQLTIDESAATAASGTTPEAARAGFWAAGVWVYVFWNLFSLAGALAGQYVTDPAAWGLDAAAAAAFLALLWPRLRGGEAVAVAVAAAFVALLATPALPSGLPVLAAAMVAVVAGLWPRGTDGSDTGTVAGAGVAARTRDGR
- a CDS encoding HAD-IA family hydrolase — its product is MSTAPTADLPWRTSALLLDMDGTLIDSGPTVVRAWNTLFAELGSTATFEHDMHGTPAKQVLARVFPDMTEDELAAAHARIEQLESDDVSEIVILPGTARILEQLDAASQQLGRPTWTIVTSCTQALFGARWATTGLPAPESLVTADQVERGKPDPAPYLLGAERIGVDPAHAVVIEDSVGGLRSGIDAGCATIAVTTTTPAADLEPYAPVLLTSLDDLEVSVEGDDLLLSRRGGV